The genomic interval TAGAAATAAACTTCCATACTTATTTTATCTTCATCAAAAATAATATTTACAGTTTCAGGATATAAGTTTTTTAAAAATTTCTCTTTCTTTATAGGTAAATAAACTTTTTCATTATCCTCTACAAGATAACATCTTCCATCTTCTCCTTCAACTGGTATTCCACTACTAGCCCATTTTTCAGCAAGGGAGATAATTCCACTTTCTAAAAGTTTCTCTTCTAATTTTTCTCTATTTTCCTCTAACCATTTTAAATTCTCTTTTATCTCTTCTAACTTTTCATCTAACACTAACTCATCTTCAGAAATTATACTTAAAGCAACTTTATCTCTATTAAAGATGCTAAATAGAGTTTCATAACTATCCTCTGTATCAAAGAAATCTTCAGTTTTTAAAGTCTCAAAAGTTTTTTTATCCTCATATATATCAAATTTCATATTCAATTTTCTTAAAAAGAAAAGTGTCCAAATATCATTTGGTGCTAAAGAGTACGAGTTTTTAAAATATTCTAAAGCTTTCTCTTTATCATCTAAATAATAGTAGTTATGCCCCATTCTATAATGCCAAAGAGAATCATTTTTTCCTTGCTCCTCAACTGAAAGCAGTACATCTATTGCCTCTTGATACTTTCCTTGCCCATTTAATGCCCTTGCTAAATATGTTTCTACCTCATAATCTCTTTTATTAGCAGATAGGGTTTTAATCTTTTCTACAATTTTATTGTACTCACCATTTTCAATAAATTTATCAAATTTTTCAAATAATATTCTACTCATATACTCTCCTTAATATATACTTATTATAATATTTAATTTTTTATTGTAACATCTTTTATAAAAATCTAAAAGTCCCTCATAACAGAATATAATCTCATCAAAAATATCTTCAGCCACTGCTTTTTTCCATCTATTTGGATAGATTTTAGCTTTATCATACTCTTCAAGATTTTGTTCTTTCACAAGAGCGTCAATATTTACTTTTTCTAAAGCATCTATTATCTCTGGCAACTCACTATATTTACTAACCTTTAAAATCTCTTTAATACTATTGGTATTAGCTAATTTTTCCTTTCCCATAATAGCTTCACTTAATTTATTCTCTTTTATTGGATTAAAAGCTGATTTTTTAGTAAGAAAGAAATGAAGAGCATCCCACATCTCATCAACATCACAAATATCACAAGTTTCATTTTCAGAAAGTTCCTCTATCTCATCTATTATCTCATCACAATCCATTTTTTTCATTTTCTTTAAAACATTATCGTCTACAGCCATATATTGTGCTAGCATTTCCTTTTCTCCTTTTTGTCCGTTTTCTTTAATTTTATCATAACTATTATTAATAATCTATTAGCTATCTTAAAAAATCTATTCTTTTGTGCTAATATATTAAATATAAAATTTTAATTAAGGGGGAGTAAAAATGGATTTAAATTTTTTATTAGATGATATTATAAAAAATAGAAGAGCTCTTCACCAAATACCTGAAACTGCTCTTGAAGAGTTTAAAACTAAAGAATATCTTAAAAACTATCTAATCTCAATAGGATTAGAGCCTCAAGAGATTGTTGAAACTGGATTATTTGTTTACATCGAAGGAAAGGATAAAGAGAATTGTATCGCATTTAGAAGTGATATTGATGCTCTAAATATAAAAGAGGAAACAGGAGCAGAATTTGAATCAAAACATGTTGGTAAGATGCATGCTTGTGGACATGATGGACATATGACTACTCTACTTGCCTTTGCTAAATATCTTACAACTATACAACCACTTGAAAAAAGTGTCCTTCTTATTTTCCAACCTGCTGAAGAATCTCCAGGTAGAGCAAAGGATATTGTTGAAACTGGATTATTAAAAAAATACAATGTTAAAGCTATCTATGGAATACACCTTTTCCCTGAACTTCCTGAGGGAACAGTAGCAAGTAAAGAAGGACCATTCTTTGCTCAAGCAGCTTTAATGACTACAACTATTACAGGAAAAAGTGGACATGGAGCTATGCCTCACAAAACAATAGATCCTTTAATGGCATTTACTAAAATTGTAGATGGATATCAAACTATTGTTTCAAGAAATCTTTCTCCATTTGATCCTGGAGTTGTAACTATTGGTAAATTCTGTGGTGGTTCGGCTCAAAATATAATTGCTGATACAGTTAATTTCTGGGGAACTATAAGAACTTTTAAAGAGGAAAATACTGAATTTATTATTGAGAGAATAAAAGAAATTCATAGAGGAATTGAGCTTTCTTATAGAGTTAAAATTGATGAAAAAATAGATATTGTATATCCACCAGTAGTAAATGATAAAGAGCTTTATAAAAAATTTGTTGAAACTATGAAGAATATGAACTATGTTGAACATGAAGCTTTAACTATTTCTGAAGATTTTGCTTATTATCAAAAAGAAGTTCCAGGAATATTTATGCTTTTAGGAACTAGAAGTGAAGAAAAAGGATTTATCCACCCTCTTCATAGCTGCCATTTTAATTTTGATGAAAAGGTACTTTTAAAAGGGGTAGAAGCTTTTGCTAGAATTTTAGAAAGCCATAACAACTAACACTTGATGTTAGGAGAAATTAATTTTTGATTAAATATATAAATACTTTATTAATAAAAAGAGAGTAACAGTTTAAAAGCTACTCTCTTTTCTATTTTACTCATTTGTTATCTCAATAAAAGTTTCAATCCTTGCACCAATAAATCTGATAATCTCTTTTAACTCTTGTGGACTTGTTTCAAAACCTTGGTTAAATAAATCTGAGTTTCTTCCCCTTAATTTTAGAATATCAAGAATAGTTGTTGTCAGTTGCTCTGCTTTTTCTGTCTTTAAAACAAAAGCCAACTCATATTGATCTGAATATTCTTTAGAGAAAAGTTTAAATATCTTATCTATTGTCAATTTTTTCTCATAGATAATTTTACAAACCCAACTATCTATCTCTTTTTTCTGAGCCTCTAATTTATCCTTTTTAGCATAGTAAATATAGATACACTCTTTTTTCTCAATCTCTTTATCTTTGCTTGAGTTTAATTCCACTCTCTCTAACTCTTGATCCTCTATTATCTTTTTATAGAATCCCTCTAATGGTTTCTCAAGTATCCCTTTTTTTCTTAAACTTTCAAGTCCATTTTTTACTGCACTAACTAAACTTGTTTTTGTTTGATTAGCACCACCATTACTTATATGATACTCTCTTACAAGCTCAATTATATCCTCTCTCTTTTTCAATTCATTGCTTTTTAATAGCTTCGGAATAAAAGTTTCAACCATTTTTGCATTTAAAATTACACCAGCATACTCATATGTAGTATTCATCTTTCTCACCCTGATATTTTAATATAAATCTTTATTTTTGCAACTATCTATCATGTTACTTGTATCTTCTTTTTCAATAGATATAATTTCTATCTCTGAATTTTTTTGTTTTTTTACATAAAGTTTATCATAGAAGAATAGACAGATAAATGATATTACTAAAGCTCCAAAACTAGCTCCTATACTTTGATACTCTGAAGCTCCAAGTTTACTTGCAACAAGATACCCTAAAATCATTGCTACTGCTGGAAAAACATAGGCTAT from Fusobacterium varium carries:
- a CDS encoding DUF2262 domain-containing protein encodes the protein MSRILFEKFDKFIENGEYNKIVEKIKTLSANKRDYEVETYLARALNGQGKYQEAIDVLLSVEEQGKNDSLWHYRMGHNYYYLDDKEKALEYFKNSYSLAPNDIWTLFFLRKLNMKFDIYEDKKTFETLKTEDFFDTEDSYETLFSIFNRDKVALSIISEDELVLDEKLEEIKENLKWLEENREKLEEKLLESGIISLAEKWASSGIPVEGEDGRCYLVEDNEKVYLPIKKEKFLKNLYPETVNIIFDEDKISMEVYFYCYPDYFAGHCIMVEIDSDKNICCSDLAE
- a CDS encoding amidohydrolase produces the protein MDLNFLLDDIIKNRRALHQIPETALEEFKTKEYLKNYLISIGLEPQEIVETGLFVYIEGKDKENCIAFRSDIDALNIKEETGAEFESKHVGKMHACGHDGHMTTLLAFAKYLTTIQPLEKSVLLIFQPAEESPGRAKDIVETGLLKKYNVKAIYGIHLFPELPEGTVASKEGPFFAQAALMTTTITGKSGHGAMPHKTIDPLMAFTKIVDGYQTIVSRNLSPFDPGVVTIGKFCGGSAQNIIADTVNFWGTIRTFKEENTEFIIERIKEIHRGIELSYRVKIDEKIDIVYPPVVNDKELYKKFVETMKNMNYVEHEALTISEDFAYYQKEVPGIFMLLGTRSEEKGFIHPLHSCHFNFDEKVLLKGVEAFARILESHNN
- a CDS encoding SoxR reducing system RseC family protein — protein: MVNKGIVKAINGDKILVKLYKDTACSHCSGCSGEGKYGKDFEFVTDKKAEIGDTVTFEISAGKVIKAASIAYVFPAVAMILGYLVASKLGASEYQSIGASFGALVISFICLFFYDKLYVKKQKNSEIEIISIEKEDTSNMIDSCKNKDLY
- a CDS encoding DUF1877 family protein, which produces MLAQYMAVDDNVLKKMKKMDCDEIIDEIEELSENETCDICDVDEMWDALHFFLTKKSAFNPIKENKLSEAIMGKEKLANTNSIKEILKVSKYSELPEIIDALEKVNIDALVKEQNLEEYDKAKIYPNRWKKAVAEDIFDEIIFCYEGLLDFYKRCYNKKLNIIISIY